In Paracoccus aminophilus JCM 7686, a single window of DNA contains:
- a CDS encoding cupin domain-containing protein: MSAPLLYSNVTPMRGEAAAQWFITTFAVNGWSGAWRGPIDEAPHYHLNSHKVLGIFEGEADLQFGGPGGQVLRVRAGDVVVIAAGLAHAMIAASDPFEAIGATPGGLRPDLHYGGGAPAPAPLRPRADPVLGPGRGFVA, encoded by the coding sequence ATGAGCGCGCCGCTTCTCTACAGCAATGTGACCCCGATGCGCGGCGAGGCCGCCGCGCAATGGTTTATCACCACATTCGCCGTGAATGGCTGGAGCGGCGCCTGGCGCGGCCCGATCGACGAGGCGCCGCATTATCATCTCAACAGCCACAAGGTGCTGGGGATCTTCGAAGGCGAGGCTGATCTGCAATTTGGCGGCCCGGGCGGGCAGGTTCTGCGCGTCCGGGCGGGCGATGTCGTGGTGATCGCGGCGGGTCTCGCCCATGCGATGATCGCGGCCTCGGATCCCTTCGAGGCGATTGGCGCGACGCCGGGCGGCCTGCGCCCGGATCTGCATTACGGCGGCGGCGCCCCCGCTCCGGCACCGCTGCGGCCGCGCGCGGATCCGGTGCTCGGCCCGGGACGCGGCTTCGTCGCGTGA